DNA sequence from the Paenibacillus azoreducens genome:
CTCCGCCTTGATTCCCCATAAAATAATTTCTTTATCTTCCGAGTTATGCCGCATGTTCTTACTTGTATAGTGCTTATGCATTTCATGAAAAAAAACGACCGCCCCGACAAATCCGGATTTCCGGCAGCCGTACTTAAACACCGTCAGCTGTTCCTCAGAAAGTGAGCCGATGGCTTGGTCAACATCGATATGATGCAGGTCGCAGAACTTCTTGAAACTGCTCCGGTGATGCCGGTGTTTCATCAAAAAACCATCGAACAGATCCCGGATCGGCATATCCGGCCGAACGATCGCTTCCTCGTCAATCAGATGGTAACGCCCCGTACCCAGACATTTAACGCACATGCCCTTAGGCGAATTCTTCTGGAACATTTCCATCGTCAAAGGGAGATTATCATCGTATTCGCTTTCCCTTTGACCGCAGGATGCAAACAAAACGGCCAGCATATTGCTAATCTTGGTCCGGGTTCCAACCGTGCTTCTTGGATTCGACTGCCGGATGACCCGCTGTTCTACCGCCACGGTTGGAGAAAGGCCGGTAATGCTTTCGAAACCCGGGGATGCCTCGACCATAAACTGCGCTTCCGAAAACAATAAATACCTGCGCTTCCCTTCTTCATATAACGTATCAAAGGCAAGGCTGGATTTTCCGCTTCCCGAAACTCCTGTGATCACCGTGAGTTTGTTGCGGGGAATGCGGATGTCAATATTTTTCAAATTATGGATGTTGGCGCCTTTAATTTCTATGTATTCGCTCATGACTCCCTCCAAAGGGTTGTATCAAGCACATAGGGGCATTCATTGGTCATAATCTTTTCATAAACAATACCCGATCTCCTCCCTTGCCATCATAATCAAGATGTATATCAACGCCATCCACGATTTTATCTCCCTTTTCGATCACAAACCCCATTTTCTTGTGGTAAGCTATCGAGCTCTTATTGACTGGAGAAGTTACGCAGCGGATGTTTTCAACACCCCTAATCTTTACCGCGTTAAAAAAAGTTTCATAAAGTCTTCGACCAACCCCATGCTCACGATACTGCGGGTGCACGCCAACAAAATGAATATAAGCTTCTTTGTTTCGCGATTGGGATATAAAACCAATAAGAAAGCCTATTACTTCTTTGTTATCTTCGACGATATAACTGGTATCTTGAAAATGATCAAAAAACAGCTTCGGTAACATATCAGCCATTTGGCGGCCATTCCACCAATCATTGAGGACCGAAATTATCAGTTTATAGTCCGAAGATTGCACATTCCTTATATTCATCCTAGATCACCTCTTCATTTCATCATTGACCTAATTACGATAAATAAATTTTGCATTTCCCCCCAGCATATAATCGTATTCAAACAATTGAATCGTCCGGTCTCTCAATCTATGTTTAATTGCGGACTGCATGTTAATTAGGCCCTGGGATCCGATATTGTTGAGGGAATTCCCCTGAAAAGTCTCT
Encoded proteins:
- a CDS encoding GNAT family N-acetyltransferase, with the protein product MNIRNVQSSDYKLIISVLNDWWNGRQMADMLPKLFFDHFQDTSYIVEDNKEVIGFLIGFISQSRNKEAYIHFVGVHPQYREHGVGRRLYETFFNAVKIRGVENIRCVTSPVNKSSIAYHKKMGFVIEKGDKIVDGVDIHLDYDGKGGDRVLFMKRL